In uncultured Campylobacter sp., the DNA window CACAATTCGTAGAATTTTTTGCAGCGTTTGTTATTGAATTTGAAGCGGCGGAATTTTCTGAGTTGTTTTTGCCATCAGAGTTCGTGAGTTTTTGCGCGTAATTGTGCGAGCTGAGACTTTCGTCGCCTTCCCGGTTTTGTGCGCTACCCATAGAATTTTGCATGACGCAATCGTCTGCGCTAGAGCTTGCGTTTTTGATGGAATTTTGCGCCGCAGAATTCGTGCTATTTGTAGAATTTTGTGAAGACGCGGGATTTTGTGAAGCAAGTGCGGGCGAGACAAGCGTTAAATTTTGCGAAATTTTTATTGCGATGGCGCTTGGTAGCGAAATCCTCTTTCTTTGCAAAGCGTTTAAGATGATCTCCTGATTGTTTAAATTTGGCGCTTCTATGATCGCCGTGCGGTAGCCCTGCTCGCTTAGAATTTCGGCGAAATTTGCTGCAATCACGCTCTTGCCGACTCCGCCCTTGGCGCTTAAAAAATTTACGATTTTAGTTTGCATATCAGTCCTCTTTTAAATTTCATCTCTCCAAGTGGCAAAATCACGCTTATGCGCTCGCAAACACCCGGATGCGGCAGCGCGAGCCGTTCGCAGGCACGCACCTTTGCGCTTGTGTATAAAATATCCACGTCCAGCGTGCGCGGCGCGTTTTTGAAGCTTCTTTTGCGTCCAAATCGTAGCTCTGCGCGCTGCATAATTTTAAGCAATGTAAGCGGCGACAGAGAGCTTTGCACGAGCATTACGGCGTTTAAAAAATCGGGCTGATCTAAAAAGCCGAACGGCTTGTTTTTTAAGATCAAGGAATTTTGCGCTACGAAAAAGCGCGCATCGCTTTGCAAAACGCGATAAAATCGCTCGAAGTGTCGCCTGACATCCCCTAAATTCCCGCCGAGCCCGAGCAGGTATAAATTTTTAAAATTTCCGCGCTCGCGGCGCCTCATCGGGAAAACTGCGCTTTTTACGACGCATAGCGCGTCCGCGCACTCGTAAAATCCGTTTTTCTTAAGTCGCACATTCATCGGGTCTACTCGCTTAAAATTTCAGCCCCGTTTTCGCGCACGACCACGACGTCCTCGATACGCACGCCAAACTCGCCGGGCAAGTAAATCCCAGGCTCCACGCTAAAGACCATACCCTCTTTTAGCACGGTATCTCCGCGCTTTGAGATGAACGGAAGCTCGTGGATATCGACTCCGACGCCGTGCCCCGTGCTGTGGAAAAACGCTTCGCCAAAGCCCTGTCTCGCGATAAAATCCCTAGCCGCCGCGTCGATCTCGCGCGCCTTTTTGCCGGGCATAACCGCCGCGATCGCCAGAGCTTGCGCCTCTTTTACGATCTCGTAAATTTCTTGCCGTTTGGCGTTTTTAAAATTTTGCTCCTTGCCGAAGTTAAAATTTTCGTCAAAGTACGCCGTGCGCGTCCTATCCGAGCAGTAACGATTAAATTTAACCCCCGCGTCAAGCAGGAGTAAATCGCCATATCGCAAGCGCTTTTTACCGGGCAATGCGTGCGCCTTTGCGGCATTTTCGTTGATCGCGACGATAGGCGAAAAGCTAAGCGCGAGCTCGCCCTTTTTTTTAAAGATAAGCTCGGCGTTAAAAAACAGCTCCTCTTCGCTCATGCCTTCGCCCTCGGCGCGCACGAACGCGGCAAATTCGTCAAATCTTTCCGCACCTAACTGCGCCGCTTGCTTTAAAATTTTTATCTCATCCTCTGATTTTATTATGCGCGAAATTTGCGAAAAATTCGCCCGCGCCTTAAATCTTATCCCAAGCCCCTTGCTCAGAGCTTCCCACTCGCCCGCACTAAAATCGTACGGGTTGTAGCTAAGCTCCTTTATGCCGGCCTTTCGCAAAAACAGCCGCGTGTCTTTTATCAAATTTCGCTCGACCTCGATAACCTCGGTATCTTGGCAAAGTTCGCGCGCCTCGATACTATAACGCGCATCGGTGAGGAAAAATTTGCGCCCACCAAGACTTAAAAATATCGCGTTGTCGCAGCTGTATCCGCACTCGCGAAATACGGCGTTTTCGTCCTTTAGGATAAAATTTTTCAAATTTAATCCCAAACTTATTTGGCTTTCTGTTCGGCTCTGGCAGCTTTGATCTGCTCAAAGATTTGAATCATTCCGATCATCGCCAGATGGTATCCCACGGGACCGAAACCGATAATCTGACCTGCAGTTACGGGTGCTATTAAACTTTTTTGTCTAAGCTCCTCTCTGCGAGCGATGTTTGAGATATGCACTTCGATCACGGGCAGACTGACTGCGGCGAGCGCATCGCGGATAGCGAGCGAAGTGTGCGTGTAGGCGGCGGGATTGATGATGATGCCGTCGCAGGTGCCGAAGCACTCTTGGATCTTATCGACGATCTCGCCTTCAAAATTGCTCTGGAAAAACTCGATCTCGTTGCCGCTCTGATCGGCGACCGCCTTCATCTGCTTATGGATATCCTCCATCTTCATAACCCCGTAAATAGCGGGCTCGCGCATACCAAGCATATTGATATTCGGTCCTTGAATCACCATAATTTTCATTTTTGTGTCCTTATTTTGAAATTTAAGCGAAAATTATAACCAAAGCGAGCTTATTTTTTACTATGACGCCAAATTTACCCGTTCAAGCTAAACGATAAAATTTTATCTCTAAATTTAGCGCGAAATAGAATTTTATGCTAAAATCACGCGCTGTTTTAGATAAGGAAAACGATGAGAATTTTAAGGGCGAAGTGGGTTCTTGTCTGCGATGAGAATTTTAAAATTTTAAAAGAGGGCGCGATCGTCTTTGATAAAAAGATAATCGAGGTCTGCTCCTTTGCAAGCGCGGCGCGCAAATACCCGCAAGCCGAAATTTTAGACTTTAGCGGCGACATAGCGATGCCTGCGTTTATAAATCCACACGTGCATTTGGAATTTAGCGCAAACAAAGGCACGCTGCGCTACGGCGATTTTTTGGACTGGCTAGGTAGCGTCATCGCCTCCAGGCAGCAGCTGGACGCCGCGGCGCGCGGACGGCTGATCTTGGAGCAGATCGCCGCGATGATGCGAAGCGGCGTGGGCACGATCGGCGAAATTTCAAACTTCGGCGGCGAGGCTGAAGCTTGCGCGCAAAGCGGCATTAGAACCGTATTTTTTAATGAAATTTTAGGCGCGAGCAAGGAGGTTGCGGCGGAGAATATTTTGAAATTTAAGCAGCGCTTTGAGCGCACAAAGGCGCTTGCAAGCTCACTTTTTATCCCCGCCGTGTCGGTGCACTCGCCGTATTCGACGCATCCGCAGATTACGGAGTTTGCGACGAAGCTTGCCCGCGAAAACAGACTTGCTATAAGCACGCATTTTATGGAGAGCGCGTATGAGCGGCAGTGGCTGCGCACGGGTCGCGGTAAATTTAAAGCCCGGCTTGCTAAATTTAACCCAACGCCTGCGCCTTTTTACTCGCCGCAGAGCTTTGTAGCGCATTTTAACGGGCTTCGCACGCTTTTTACGCATTGCGTTTGGGTGGATGATTTTAGCATCTTTGATCCGAAGCTTCACTCGATCACGCACTGCGCGCGCTCCAACCGCCTACTTAGCAAGAAGCGGCTAAGTTTTAAAAAGCTGCTCGCAAGCGGGCTTAATTACAACATCGCTACCGACGGGCTTAGCTCGAATTTTAGTCTAAGCTTTTTAGACGAGCTGCGTGCAAATTTAATGATGCACGACGAGCTGGGCTTGGCAGAACTAGCGCGGGCGTTACTTTTAGGCGCGACGAGAAATGCGGCAGCCGCGCTTGGGTTAAGCTTAGGTGAGCTGAAAGAGGGCAAACTCGCCGACATCGCCGTTTTTGAAGGCATTGAGTGCGATGAGGATCAGCTGCCGCTCCAGCTCATTTTGCAGAGCAAAAACGCAAAATCACTTTTTATCGAAGGAATGAAATGCAATTTCTAAAGAACATCTTTGCGCCGATCGGCGCCGTGCTCGGGTTTATCAATAAATACTTTAAATCCTTGATTTTTCTGCTTATTTTGTTTTTGATTTTCGCTAGCGGCGAAAGCACGCAACAAAAGGGCGCGAATCTCGCTCA includes these proteins:
- the folK gene encoding 2-amino-4-hydroxy-6-hydroxymethyldihydropteridine diphosphokinase is translated as MNVRLKKNGFYECADALCVVKSAVFPMRRRERGNFKNLYLLGLGGNLGDVRRHFERFYRVLQSDARFFVAQNSLILKNKPFGFLDQPDFLNAVMLVQSSLSPLTLLKIMQRAELRFGRKRSFKNAPRTLDVDILYTSAKVRACERLALPHPGVCERISVILPLGEMKFKRGLICKLKS
- a CDS encoding M24 family metallopeptidase encodes the protein MKNFILKDENAVFRECGYSCDNAIFLSLGGRKFFLTDARYSIEARELCQDTEVIEVERNLIKDTRLFLRKAGIKELSYNPYDFSAGEWEALSKGLGIRFKARANFSQISRIIKSEDEIKILKQAAQLGAERFDEFAAFVRAEGEGMSEEELFFNAELIFKKKGELALSFSPIVAINENAAKAHALPGKKRLRYGDLLLLDAGVKFNRYCSDRTRTAYFDENFNFGKEQNFKNAKRQEIYEIVKEAQALAIAAVMPGKKAREIDAAARDFIARQGFGEAFFHSTGHGVGVDIHELPFISKRGDTVLKEGMVFSVEPGIYLPGEFGVRIEDVVVVRENGAEILSE
- the aroQ gene encoding type II 3-dehydroquinate dehydratase, yielding MKIMVIQGPNINMLGMREPAIYGVMKMEDIHKQMKAVADQSGNEIEFFQSNFEGEIVDKIQECFGTCDGIIINPAAYTHTSLAIRDALAAVSLPVIEVHISNIARREELRQKSLIAPVTAGQIIGFGPVGYHLAMIGMIQIFEQIKAARAEQKAK
- a CDS encoding metal-dependent hydrolase, whose translation is MRILRAKWVLVCDENFKILKEGAIVFDKKIIEVCSFASAARKYPQAEILDFSGDIAMPAFINPHVHLEFSANKGTLRYGDFLDWLGSVIASRQQLDAAARGRLILEQIAAMMRSGVGTIGEISNFGGEAEACAQSGIRTVFFNEILGASKEVAAENILKFKQRFERTKALASSLFIPAVSVHSPYSTHPQITEFATKLARENRLAISTHFMESAYERQWLRTGRGKFKARLAKFNPTPAPFYSPQSFVAHFNGLRTLFTHCVWVDDFSIFDPKLHSITHCARSNRLLSKKRLSFKKLLASGLNYNIATDGLSSNFSLSFLDELRANLMMHDELGLAELARALLLGATRNAAAALGLSLGELKEGKLADIAVFEGIECDEDQLPLQLILQSKNAKSLFIEGMKCNF